From a region of the Primulina eburnea isolate SZY01 chromosome 7, ASM2296580v1, whole genome shotgun sequence genome:
- the LOC140836672 gene encoding protein LIGHT-DEPENDENT SHORT HYPOCOTYLS 5-like, with translation MSVATILNRFNSNDINGAPSDNIGSQKTSLSRYESQKRRDWNTFGQYLRNHKPPLVLSRCSGAHILEFLKYLDQFGKTKVHNTTCLFFGHSHPPAPCSCPLKQAWGSLDALVGRLRAAFEENGGTPEANPFGARAVRLYLRDVRDSQAKARGIAYEKKKRKKPQKQVEAPMIEEHDEDGHGGGMMIMAAGSSGADRNSVSNRISLPACF, from the coding sequence ATGTCGGTGGCAACTATTCTAAACCGGTTCAATTCCAACGACATTAACGGCGCTCCATCAGATAATATCGGCAGCCAGAAAACGTCTCTGAGCCGTTACGAGTCTCAGAAGCGGCGAGACTGGAACACCTTCGGGCAGTACCTAAGGAACCACAAGCCGCCGCTGGTGCTCTCACGTTGCAGCGGGGCGCACATACTTGAATTCCTCAAGTACCTCGATCAGTTTGGGAAAACCAAGGTTCACAACACCACCTGCCTCTTCTTCGGCCACTCTCACCCCCCGGCTCCATGCTCGTGTCCGCTGAAGCAGGCGTGGGGTAGCCTCGACGCGCTCGTGGGCCGCTTACGCGCGGCCTTTGAAGAGAATGGTGGGACTCCGGAGGCTAATCCTTTTGGGGCACGGGCAGTGAGGTTGTATCTGAGGGACGTCCGGGACAGTCAAGCGAAGGCGAGAGGGATTGCTTACGAGAAAAAGAAGCGTAAGAAGCCTCAGAAGCAAGTGGAAGCACCCATGATAGAGGAACACGATGAAGATGGTCACGGTGGTGGCATGATGATCATGGCGGCGGGATCATCTGGTGCCGACAGGAACTCTGTCAGTAATAGAATTTCTTTGCCGGCCTGTTTCTAA